In one Candidatus Thermoplasmatota archaeon genomic region, the following are encoded:
- a CDS encoding 30S ribosomal protein S6e, with the protein MAEFKAVIGDPKDGKSYQAPVAGHHANSLIGKKIGDVVDGIFVGLPGYKLEITGGSDKDGFPMRKDLPGPRRKKLLISKSIGFNSKKGGLRRRKTVRGNTIAPDSLQINMKVMQHGMKPISELIKKEEKKQ; encoded by the coding sequence TTGGCAGAGTTCAAGGCCGTCATAGGCGATCCAAAAGATGGGAAGTCATATCAGGCCCCAGTCGCGGGTCACCACGCCAACTCGCTGATAGGAAAGAAGATAGGCGATGTAGTGGACGGGATCTTCGTCGGTCTCCCGGGCTACAAGCTCGAGATCACCGGGGGCAGCGACAAGGACGGGTTCCCCATGAGGAAGGACCTTCCCGGACCGAGAAGGAAGAAGCTCCTGATCTCGAAGAGCATCGGCTTCAACTCCAAGAAGGGCGGCCTGAGGCGCAGGAAGACCGTCCGCGGGAACACGATTGCGCCGGACAGCCTCCAGATCAACATGAAGGTCATGCAGCACGGCATGAAGCCCATTTCTGAGCTGATTAAGAAAGAGGAGAAGAAGCAGTAA
- a CDS encoding rhodanese-like domain-containing protein gives MDKDVDFVLIDARKHEGYDDEHLPGAVSIPSDHMGEHLVREYKKGRTIVTYCSSFECDSSTIAAQKLEKYGFKKILEFKGGLKDWKEAGYPTEKK, from the coding sequence ATGGACAAGGACGTCGACTTCGTCCTGATAGACGCGCGAAAACACGAAGGCTACGACGACGAGCACCTGCCCGGGGCGGTTTCGATCCCATCGGACCACATGGGCGAGCACCTTGTGAGGGAGTACAAGAAGGGCCGCACGATAGTCACATACTGCTCGAGCTTTGAGTGCGATTCGAGCACGATCGCAGCTCAGAAGCTGGAGAAGTACGGCTTCAAGAAGATCCTCGAGTTCAAGGGCGGACTGAAGGACTGGAAGGAAGCAGGGTATCCCACCGAGAAGAAGTGA
- the infB gene encoding translation initiation factor IF-2 encodes MAVRHPIVSVLGHVDHGKSTILDMIRGTEVVGREAGGITQHIGATDVPIETIYKLCGNLIGDRKFVVPGLLFIDTPGHYSFVTLRTRGGALADLAVLVIDINEGIKPQTIESINILKNFRTPFVIAANKIDLISGWRHHEWKTFGESVAIQDPRVAAALEEKIYNLTGKIFDKTGLSADRFDKITDFTKTVAIVPVSGKYGEGLPDLLLMLVGLAQRFLEEDLRTEEGAGEGTVLEVKEERGIGTAVDSIIYKGTIKVGDQIVVSSVKGDPIVAKIKGLQRPKPLDEIRDPTQRFDRVKEASAAAGIRIIAQGLEEAMAGGTVKVVSGNLEELLEETRKESQIKVDLAPQGIIVRGDAIGSLEAFSFEAKAKELPIRKIDIGNVSRKDVVEASHFDSPMHRAIFAFNVAINEDAKAEALSTDVKIFENNVMYRLLEEYEKWCEERKKELELEKRLEVVFPGKVVILRDHVFRVSRPAIVGVRILAGRIRPGQGLMKEDGKSVGKIKSIRSGEESLKEAVAGKEVAVAIDDAVVGRQIDVEDVLLVDVPESHAHELANYKLTPDETEVLEQVAVIKRKEKPFWGR; translated from the coding sequence ATGGCTGTCCGGCACCCGATCGTATCAGTCTTGGGTCATGTGGACCATGGCAAGTCCACCATACTCGACATGATCAGGGGGACCGAGGTCGTCGGCAGGGAGGCCGGAGGCATAACCCAGCACATCGGAGCGACAGATGTGCCGATAGAGACGATATACAAGCTCTGCGGGAATCTCATAGGCGACAGAAAGTTCGTCGTGCCTGGGTTGCTGTTCATAGACACTCCCGGGCACTATTCCTTCGTGACGCTCAGGACCAGAGGCGGCGCCTTGGCCGACCTGGCGGTCCTCGTGATTGACATCAACGAGGGCATCAAACCTCAGACGATCGAGTCCATCAACATACTCAAGAATTTCAGGACGCCGTTTGTGATCGCTGCTAACAAGATCGACCTGATATCTGGTTGGAGGCACCATGAGTGGAAGACCTTCGGCGAGTCAGTTGCGATTCAGGACCCGCGCGTAGCTGCCGCGCTCGAGGAGAAGATATACAACCTCACGGGCAAGATATTCGACAAGACCGGCTTGAGCGCGGACAGGTTCGACAAGATAACGGATTTCACGAAGACCGTCGCCATCGTGCCCGTCAGCGGCAAGTACGGTGAAGGCCTCCCAGACCTTCTCCTGATGCTAGTAGGGCTCGCTCAGAGGTTCCTCGAAGAGGATCTGAGGACGGAAGAGGGAGCGGGAGAGGGCACCGTCCTCGAAGTGAAGGAGGAGCGCGGCATCGGAACGGCCGTTGACTCGATCATCTACAAAGGGACTATCAAGGTGGGTGACCAGATAGTCGTCTCGTCCGTCAAGGGCGACCCGATCGTCGCCAAGATCAAGGGCCTTCAGAGGCCCAAGCCGTTGGACGAGATAAGAGACCCCACGCAGAGGTTCGACAGGGTAAAGGAGGCCTCTGCTGCCGCGGGCATAAGGATAATCGCTCAGGGCCTCGAGGAAGCGATGGCCGGGGGAACGGTCAAGGTCGTCAGCGGGAACCTGGAAGAGCTCCTGGAGGAGACCCGGAAAGAGAGCCAGATCAAGGTAGACCTCGCTCCGCAAGGGATAATCGTCCGCGGCGATGCGATCGGTTCTCTCGAAGCGTTCTCCTTCGAGGCGAAGGCCAAGGAGCTCCCGATTCGCAAGATCGACATCGGGAACGTCAGTAGGAAGGATGTCGTTGAGGCGTCGCACTTCGATAGCCCTATGCACCGGGCGATATTCGCGTTCAATGTCGCAATCAACGAGGACGCGAAGGCGGAGGCACTATCGACCGATGTGAAGATCTTCGAGAACAACGTCATGTACCGTCTGCTCGAGGAATACGAGAAATGGTGCGAAGAACGGAAGAAGGAACTCGAGTTGGAGAAGAGGCTCGAGGTGGTCTTCCCCGGGAAGGTCGTGATCCTCAGGGACCATGTCTTCAGAGTCAGCAGGCCGGCCATAGTCGGCGTCAGGATACTGGCGGGACGCATACGGCCAGGTCAGGGGCTGATGAAGGAGGACGGGAAGTCCGTGGGGAAGATCAAGAGCATAAGGAGTGGCGAGGAGTCCCTCAAGGAGGCGGTTGCGGGCAAGGAGGTGGCTGTCGCCATCGATGACGCGGTCGTCGGCCGGCAGATCGATGTCGAGGATGTCCTCTTGGTAGACGTACCCGAGAGCCACGCTCACGAGCTGGCCAACTACAAACTGACCCCGGATGAGACGGAGGTCTTGGAGCAGGTGGCCGTGATAAAGCGCAAGGAGAAGCCTTTCTGGGGAAGGTAG
- the ndk gene encoding nucleoside-diphosphate kinase encodes MIERTFAMVKPDGVQRGLVGKIIQRFEDRGLKICAMKMMKIPKELAERHYEEHKGKGFYEPLLSYITSGSVVCMVLEGENAVAGVRAMMGKTNPQDAAPGTIRGDFSQVTGRNIVHGSDSSESAKREIKLFFNDYELQKYEKADEAWLFET; translated from the coding sequence ATGATCGAGCGGACTTTCGCGATGGTCAAGCCTGACGGTGTCCAGAGAGGCCTGGTCGGGAAGATCATCCAGAGGTTCGAGGACCGCGGGCTCAAGATATGCGCGATGAAGATGATGAAGATCCCGAAGGAGCTTGCAGAGAGGCACTACGAGGAGCACAAGGGCAAGGGGTTCTACGAGCCTCTTCTGTCGTACATAACCTCGGGGTCAGTGGTCTGCATGGTCCTCGAGGGGGAGAACGCCGTCGCAGGCGTGCGCGCCATGATGGGCAAGACGAACCCGCAGGACGCCGCGCCGGGTACCATCCGAGGGGACTTCTCGCAAGTGACGGGCAGGAACATAGTCCACGGGTCCGACTCTTCCGAGAGCGCCAAGCGCGAGATCAAGCTCTTCTTCAACGACTACGAGCTACAGAAGTACGAGAAGGCGGACGAGGCCTGGCTTTTCGAAACGTGA